A stretch of Episyrphus balteatus chromosome 2, idEpiBalt1.1, whole genome shotgun sequence DNA encodes these proteins:
- the LOC129911146 gene encoding serine/threonine-protein kinase tousled-like 1 isoform X1 has protein sequence MQNWHQQQSQTQQFDIVPHHQYLHHQHNSNSSNNNNNNGIYYLFYKDFYMSAGAQLQMAPQTTSTISHHQHHQHHFSTNTPQQQQQQQQQQPQQQPPQQQTQQLQPQQQQQPQQHHPHLPHPIQHHQQQQQPQQQQQIPLQQQPHPQQLQQLPQQQQPHQHITGHSNPDSNMSTGSSHSEKDVNDIVYNSALGVGGVVTSSSIGGNIGGINNPNNGNNNNNNNNNSSSLVVGASNLANVGVGGLNSSSSSTNNNNNINNNNNNNGTLMNTGNMGALEKLPRTPSDRKRKRKAPPPSADDSGGGGGGGGVGVPGGGGGNSGGNSSKHNPRLVLQVGSTNFSLNLGSTQASAADRCGMPTTKGARLAMPMNDGKKINDYFNKHTANSPIRTHAGSKSPSPSQGGVPVGSGSAGGYPLFPPSPQQPPMGGSMTSVATAATATTPGGGTPGVVGMNSVAAVAEYHYNKNRQTSMVPPQSPLSTVMPTSVAGSSLVGGGVGSSVVVVPGSIGTTLVNSTSSIVGGSCGPPPPPPPQLSTNSQPSQQQTQSSQQQLQQQTSQQTNLPPNQQQQQQQQTTSLLPPQLHSHHSLSMQTKSTQTDFTYMEMQERDSDIESSKTRLDELTRLSDEQKGQITAHQKLIDQHKSHINKCIDVVKKLLKEKSNIEKKEARQKCMQNRLRLGQFVTQRVGATFQENWTDGYAFQELSRRQEEISAEREEIDRQKKMLMKKRPAESGRKRNNNSNNSSNNAGGVGGVGSGGNSTSSRGGSGVGNVGLGGDSSSSALHNGGGGVGSGSGSSGIGSSSVASDTATFLKPDPVSGAYTAQEYYECDEILKLRQNALKKEDADLQLEMEKLERERNLHIRELKRILNEDQSRFNNHPVLNDRYLLLMLLGKGGFSEVHKAFDLKEQRYVACKVHQLNKDWKEDKKANYIKHALREYNIHKALDHPRVVKLYDVFEIDANSFCTVLEYCDGHDLDFYLKQHKTIPEREARSIIMQVVSALKYLNEIKPPVIHYDLKPGNILLTEGNVCGEIKITDFGLSKVMDDENYNPDHGMDLTSQGAGTYWYLPPECFVVGKNPPKISSKVDVWSVGVIFYQCLYGKKPFGHNQSQATILEENTILKATEVQFSNKPTVSNEAKSFIRGCLAYRKEDRMDVFSLARHEYIQPPIPKHGRGQSMTAAQQQQQQQQQQQQQQQSSSSQQNSAQTSFSAGMFGNLNQSSSS, from the exons ATGTCCGCCGGCGCCCAATTGCAGATGGCCCCACAGACGACGTCGACCATAAGCCATCACCAGCATCACCAACATCATTTTTCCACTAATACAccacagcagcagcaacaacaacaacaacaacaaccacagcAGCAGCCACCACAACAACAAACACAGCAACTACAGCCtcaacagcaacagcagccACAACAGCATCATCCTCATCTACCCCATCCAATTCAACAtcaccagcaacaacaacaaccccaacaacaacaacaaattccaCTTCAACAACAACCACACCCACAACAATTACAACAATTACCCCAACAACAACAGCCACACCAACATATTACCGGTCATAGTAATCCGGATTCAAATATGAGCACAGGATCTTCACATAGTGAAAAGGATGTCAATGATATTGTATACAATTCGGCATTAGGTGTTGGTGGAGTTGTTACATCTTCTTCAATTGGCGGTAATATTGGTGGAATTAACAATCCAAATAACggtaataacaataataataataacaataacagTAGCAGTTTAGTTGTAGGCGCAAGCAATTTGGCTAACGTTGGAGTTGGCGGCCTAAATAGTAGCAGTAGTAGTACTAACAATAATAACAAcatcaacaataataataataataacggtACTCTCATGAACACAGGCAACATGGGCGCACTGGAGAAACTGCCACGAACTCCGTCGGATCGCAAAAGAAAACGAAAAGCACCTCCACCCTCGGCCGATGATAGTGGTGGTGGAGGTGGTGGCGGCGGTGTTGGAGTTCCTGGCGGAGGTGGCGGCAATTCAGGCGGTAATTCTAGCAAACATAACCCGCGCCTCGTCCTGCAAGtaggctcaacgaatttttccttaaatttagGCAGTACGCAGGCATCGGCGGCAGACCGTTGCGGCATGCCAACGACAAAAGGTGCCCGCCTCGCCATGCCAATGAATGATGGCAAAAAAATTAACGATTACTTCAACAAGCACACGGCAAATAGTCCAATTAGGACGCATGCGGGATCAAAATCGCCATCGCCCTCACAGGGCGGTGTTCCTGTCGGCAGCGGTAGTGCTGGCGGTTATCCACTATTTCCACCTAGTCCACAACAGCCGCCAATGGGCGGCAGCATGACTTCCGTAGCAACGGCGGCAACAGCAACCACCCCAGGCGGCGGGACGCCTGGCGTTGTCGGAATGAATTCCGTGGCAGCTGTTGCCGAATATCACTACAATAAAAATCGTCAAACTTCCATGGTTCCTCCGCAGTCGCCGCTGTCGACGGTGATGCCTACATCAGTTGCAGGCAGTAGTTTAGTTGGTGGCGGCGTCGGCAGCAGTGTGGTTGTGGTGCCCGGCAGCATTGGTACAACACTGGTGAATAGTACAAGTTCGATAGTGGGTGGCAGTTGTGGCCCGCCTCCGCCGCCACCACCACAACTTAGTACGAATTCCCAGCCCTCCCAACAGCAAACGCAGTCGTCACAACAACAACTGCAACAGCAAACATCCCAGCAAACAAACCTGCCACCTAatcaacagcaacagcagcaacaacaaacgACGTCACTGCTACCGCCACAACTTCACTCACATCATTCGCTCTCCATGCAAACCAAATCGACACAAACCGATTTTACATACATGGAAATGCAGGAACGAGATTCAGACATTGAATCAAGCAAAACGCGACTTGACGAACTGACAAGACTGTCCGATGAGCAAAAGGGCCAAATAACGGCTCATCAAAAGCTCATCGATCAACACAAATCGCACATTAACAAGTGCATCGACGTGGTGAAGAAGCTCTTGAAAGAGAAGAGCAACATCGAGAAGAAGGAGGCGCGGCAGAAGTGCATGCAAAATCGTCTGCGTCTGGGCCAGTTTGTGACCCAACGGGTGGGAGCAACATTCCAAGAAAATTGGACGGACGGCTATGCCTTCCAGGAACTGTCCAGGCGGCAGGAAGAAATCTCTGCCGAACGCGAAGAAATTGATCGTCAAAAGAAGATGTTAATGAAGAAACGACCAGCGGAGAGTGGTCGCAAAAGAAATAACAACAGCAACAATAGCAGTAATAATGCTGGTGGGGTTGGCGGTGTTGGTAGCGGAGGCAATTCGACTTCATCACGTGGCGGTAGTGGTGTTGGGAATGTTGGCCTCGGCGGGGATTCTTCTTCATCGGCATTACATAATGGCGGCGGTGGTGTTGGTTCGGGCAGCGGAAGCAGTGGCATCGGCAGCAGTAGTGTTGCATCCGATACGGCAACGTTCCTAAAGCCAGACCCAGTGTCCGGAGCTTATACAGCTCAGGAATACTATGAATGTGATGAGATTTTAAAACTGCGACAAAACGCCCTCAAGAAAGAGGACGCCGATTTGCAGTTGGAAATGGAGAAGCTCGAGCGTGAACGTAATTTGCACATTAGGGAGCTGAAGAGAATACTGAATGAAGATCAG TCTCGATTCAACAACCATCCAGTGCTAAATGATAGATATTTGCTGCTTATGCTTCTTGGCAAAGGCGGCTTCTCAGAAGTGCACAAAGCATTTGACCTAAAGGAGCAACGTTATGTTGCATGCAAAGTGCATCAGTTGAACAAAGATTGGAAAGAGGACAAAAAGGCTAATTAtattaa ACACGCTCTAAGAGAATATAATATTCATAAAGCCTTGGATCATCCTCGTGTAGTTAAATTATATGATGTGTTCGAGATCGATGCGAATTCATTCTGTACAGTTCTTGAGTATTGTGATGGACAtgatttagatttttatttaaaacaacataaaacgATACCAGAACGTGAAGCTAGATCAATTATTATGCAG GTTGTTTCCGCATTGAAATACTTGAACGAGATCAAACCACCTGTGATCCACTATGACTTGAAACCGGGCAACATTCTCTTAACCGAGGGCAATGTATGCGGCGAAATAAAAATTACCGATTTTGGTCTCTCAAAAGTAATGGACGATGAGAATTATAATCCGGATCATGGCATGGACTTGACCTCGCAAGGGGCTGGAACTTATTG gtATCTTCCACCAGAGTGTTTTGTTGTGGGTAAAAATCCTCCTAAAATCTCATCTAAAGTCGATGTATGGAGTGTCGGGGTGATATTCTATCAATGTCTGTATGGTAAAAAGCCATTCGGTCATAATCAATCTCAAGCCACAATACTAGAGGAGAATACAATACTGAAAGCCACTGAGGTTCAATTTTCCAATAAACCAACAGTATCCAATGAAGCAAAG AGTTTCATTCGAGGCTGTTTGGCATATCGCAAAGAAGACCGCATGGATGTGTTTTCTTTAGCGCGGCATGAATACATTCAACCTCCGATTCCAAAACATGGCCGTGGTCAGTCGATGACAGCggcgcaacaacaacaacaacagcagcagcaacaacaacagcagcagcaatcGTCGTCGTCACAACAAAATTCGGCGCAAACCTCATTCTCAGCGGGCATGTTCGGTAATTTAAATCAATCCAGCTCATCCTAG
- the LOC129911146 gene encoding serine/threonine-protein kinase tousled-like 1 isoform X9, protein MQNWHQQQSQTQQFDIVPHHQYLHHQHNSNSSNNNNNNGIYYLFYKDFYMSAGAQLQMAPQTTSTISHHQHHQHHFSTNTPQQQQQQQQQQPQQQPPQQQTQQLQPQQQQQPQQHHPHLPHPIQHHQQQQQPQQQQQIPLQQQPHPQQLQQLPQQQQPHQHITGHSNPDSNMSTGSSHSEKDVNDIVYNSALGVGGVVTSSSIGGNIGGINNPNNGNMGALEKLPRTPSDRKRKRKAPPPSADDSGGGGGGGGVGVPGGGGGNSGGNSSKHNPRLVLQVGSTNFSLNLGSTQASAADRCGMPTTKGARLAMPMNDGKKINDYFNKHTANSPIRTHAGSKSPSPSQGGVPVGSGSAGGYPLFPPSPQQPPMGGSMTSVATAATATTPGGGTPGVVGMNSVAAVAEYHYNKNRQTSMVPPQSPLSTVMPTSVAGSSLVGGGVGSSVVVVPGSIGTTLVNSTSSIVGGSCGPPPPPPPQLSTNSQPSQQQTQSSQQQLQQQTSQQTNLPPNQQQQQQQQTTSLLPPQLHSHHSLSMQTKSTQTDFTYMEMQERDSDIESSKTRLDELTRLSDEQKGQITAHQKLIDQHKSHINKCIDVVKKLLKEKSNIEKKEARQKCMQNRLRLGQFVTQRVGATFQENWTDGYAFQELSRRQEEISAEREEIDRQKKMLMKKRPAESGRKRNNNSNNSSNNAGGVGGVGSGGNSTSSRGGSGVGNVGLGGDSSSSALHNGGGGVGSGSGSSGIGSSSVASDTATFLKPDPVSGAYTAQEYYECDEILKLRQNALKKEDADLQLEMEKLERERNLHIRELKRILNEDQSRFNNHPVLNDRYLLLMLLGKGGFSEVHKAFDLKEQRYVACKVHQLNKDWKEDKKANYIKHALREYNIHKALDHPRVVKLYDVFEIDANSFCTVLEYCDGHDLDFYLKQHKTIPEREARSIIMQVVSALKYLNEIKPPVIHYDLKPGNILLTEGNVCGEIKITDFGLSKVMDDENYNPDHGMDLTSQGAGTYWYLPPECFVVGKNPPKISSKVDVWSVGVIFYQCLYGKKPFGHNQSQATILEENTILKATEVQFSNKPTVSNEAKSFIRGCLAYRKEDRMDVFSLARHEYIQPPIPKHGRGQSMTAAQQQQQQQQQQQQQQQSSSSQQNSAQTSFSAGMFGNLNQSSSS, encoded by the exons ATGTCCGCCGGCGCCCAATTGCAGATGGCCCCACAGACGACGTCGACCATAAGCCATCACCAGCATCACCAACATCATTTTTCCACTAATACAccacagcagcagcaacaacaacaacaacaacaaccacagcAGCAGCCACCACAACAACAAACACAGCAACTACAGCCtcaacagcaacagcagccACAACAGCATCATCCTCATCTACCCCATCCAATTCAACAtcaccagcaacaacaacaaccccaacaacaacaacaaattccaCTTCAACAACAACCACACCCACAACAATTACAACAATTACCCCAACAACAACAGCCACACCAACATATTACCGGTCATAGTAATCCGGATTCAAATATGAGCACAGGATCTTCACATAGTGAAAAGGATGTCAATGATATTGTATACAATTCGGCATTAGGTGTTGGTGGAGTTGTTACATCTTCTTCAATTGGCGGTAATATTGGTGGAATTAACAATCCAAATAACg GCAACATGGGCGCACTGGAGAAACTGCCACGAACTCCGTCGGATCGCAAAAGAAAACGAAAAGCACCTCCACCCTCGGCCGATGATAGTGGTGGTGGAGGTGGTGGCGGCGGTGTTGGAGTTCCTGGCGGAGGTGGCGGCAATTCAGGCGGTAATTCTAGCAAACATAACCCGCGCCTCGTCCTGCAAGtaggctcaacgaatttttccttaaatttagGCAGTACGCAGGCATCGGCGGCAGACCGTTGCGGCATGCCAACGACAAAAGGTGCCCGCCTCGCCATGCCAATGAATGATGGCAAAAAAATTAACGATTACTTCAACAAGCACACGGCAAATAGTCCAATTAGGACGCATGCGGGATCAAAATCGCCATCGCCCTCACAGGGCGGTGTTCCTGTCGGCAGCGGTAGTGCTGGCGGTTATCCACTATTTCCACCTAGTCCACAACAGCCGCCAATGGGCGGCAGCATGACTTCCGTAGCAACGGCGGCAACAGCAACCACCCCAGGCGGCGGGACGCCTGGCGTTGTCGGAATGAATTCCGTGGCAGCTGTTGCCGAATATCACTACAATAAAAATCGTCAAACTTCCATGGTTCCTCCGCAGTCGCCGCTGTCGACGGTGATGCCTACATCAGTTGCAGGCAGTAGTTTAGTTGGTGGCGGCGTCGGCAGCAGTGTGGTTGTGGTGCCCGGCAGCATTGGTACAACACTGGTGAATAGTACAAGTTCGATAGTGGGTGGCAGTTGTGGCCCGCCTCCGCCGCCACCACCACAACTTAGTACGAATTCCCAGCCCTCCCAACAGCAAACGCAGTCGTCACAACAACAACTGCAACAGCAAACATCCCAGCAAACAAACCTGCCACCTAatcaacagcaacagcagcaacaacaaacgACGTCACTGCTACCGCCACAACTTCACTCACATCATTCGCTCTCCATGCAAACCAAATCGACACAAACCGATTTTACATACATGGAAATGCAGGAACGAGATTCAGACATTGAATCAAGCAAAACGCGACTTGACGAACTGACAAGACTGTCCGATGAGCAAAAGGGCCAAATAACGGCTCATCAAAAGCTCATCGATCAACACAAATCGCACATTAACAAGTGCATCGACGTGGTGAAGAAGCTCTTGAAAGAGAAGAGCAACATCGAGAAGAAGGAGGCGCGGCAGAAGTGCATGCAAAATCGTCTGCGTCTGGGCCAGTTTGTGACCCAACGGGTGGGAGCAACATTCCAAGAAAATTGGACGGACGGCTATGCCTTCCAGGAACTGTCCAGGCGGCAGGAAGAAATCTCTGCCGAACGCGAAGAAATTGATCGTCAAAAGAAGATGTTAATGAAGAAACGACCAGCGGAGAGTGGTCGCAAAAGAAATAACAACAGCAACAATAGCAGTAATAATGCTGGTGGGGTTGGCGGTGTTGGTAGCGGAGGCAATTCGACTTCATCACGTGGCGGTAGTGGTGTTGGGAATGTTGGCCTCGGCGGGGATTCTTCTTCATCGGCATTACATAATGGCGGCGGTGGTGTTGGTTCGGGCAGCGGAAGCAGTGGCATCGGCAGCAGTAGTGTTGCATCCGATACGGCAACGTTCCTAAAGCCAGACCCAGTGTCCGGAGCTTATACAGCTCAGGAATACTATGAATGTGATGAGATTTTAAAACTGCGACAAAACGCCCTCAAGAAAGAGGACGCCGATTTGCAGTTGGAAATGGAGAAGCTCGAGCGTGAACGTAATTTGCACATTAGGGAGCTGAAGAGAATACTGAATGAAGATCAG TCTCGATTCAACAACCATCCAGTGCTAAATGATAGATATTTGCTGCTTATGCTTCTTGGCAAAGGCGGCTTCTCAGAAGTGCACAAAGCATTTGACCTAAAGGAGCAACGTTATGTTGCATGCAAAGTGCATCAGTTGAACAAAGATTGGAAAGAGGACAAAAAGGCTAATTAtattaa ACACGCTCTAAGAGAATATAATATTCATAAAGCCTTGGATCATCCTCGTGTAGTTAAATTATATGATGTGTTCGAGATCGATGCGAATTCATTCTGTACAGTTCTTGAGTATTGTGATGGACAtgatttagatttttatttaaaacaacataaaacgATACCAGAACGTGAAGCTAGATCAATTATTATGCAG GTTGTTTCCGCATTGAAATACTTGAACGAGATCAAACCACCTGTGATCCACTATGACTTGAAACCGGGCAACATTCTCTTAACCGAGGGCAATGTATGCGGCGAAATAAAAATTACCGATTTTGGTCTCTCAAAAGTAATGGACGATGAGAATTATAATCCGGATCATGGCATGGACTTGACCTCGCAAGGGGCTGGAACTTATTG gtATCTTCCACCAGAGTGTTTTGTTGTGGGTAAAAATCCTCCTAAAATCTCATCTAAAGTCGATGTATGGAGTGTCGGGGTGATATTCTATCAATGTCTGTATGGTAAAAAGCCATTCGGTCATAATCAATCTCAAGCCACAATACTAGAGGAGAATACAATACTGAAAGCCACTGAGGTTCAATTTTCCAATAAACCAACAGTATCCAATGAAGCAAAG AGTTTCATTCGAGGCTGTTTGGCATATCGCAAAGAAGACCGCATGGATGTGTTTTCTTTAGCGCGGCATGAATACATTCAACCTCCGATTCCAAAACATGGCCGTGGTCAGTCGATGACAGCggcgcaacaacaacaacaacagcagcagcaacaacaacagcagcagcaatcGTCGTCGTCACAACAAAATTCGGCGCAAACCTCATTCTCAGCGGGCATGTTCGGTAATTTAAATCAATCCAGCTCATCCTAG
- the LOC129911146 gene encoding serine/threonine-protein kinase tousled-like 1 isoform X8 encodes MSAGAQLQMAPQTTSTISHHQHHQHHFSTNTPQQQQQQQQQQPQQQPPQQQTQQLQPQQQQQPQQHHPHLPHPIQHHQQQQQPQQQQQIPLQQQPHPQQLQQLPQQQQPHQHITGHSNPDSNMSTGSSHSEKDVNDIVYNSALGVGGVVTSSSIGGNIGGINNPNNGNNNNNNNNNSSSLVVGASNLANVGVGGLNSSSSSTNNNNNINNNNNNNGTLMNTGNMGALEKLPRTPSDRKRKRKAPPPSADDSGGGGGGGGVGVPGGGGGNSGGNSSKHNPRLVLQVGSTNFSLNLGSTQASAADRCGMPTTKGARLAMPMNDGKKINDYFNKHTANSPIRTHAGSKSPSPSQGGVPVGSGSAGGYPLFPPSPQQPPMGGSMTSVATAATATTPGGGTPGVVGMNSVAAVAEYHYNKNRQTSMVPPQSPLSTVMPTSVAGSSLVGGGVGSSVVVVPGSIGTTLVNSTSSIVGGSCGPPPPPPPQLSTNSQPSQQQTQSSQQQLQQQTSQQTNLPPNQQQQQQQQTTSLLPPQLHSHHSLSMQTKSTQTDFTYMEMQERDSDIESSKTRLDELTRLSDEQKGQITAHQKLIDQHKSHINKCIDVVKKLLKEKSNIEKKEARQKCMQNRLRLGQFVTQRVGATFQENWTDGYAFQELSRRQEEISAEREEIDRQKKMLMKKRPAESGRKRNNNSNNSSNNAGGVGGVGSGGNSTSSRGGSGVGNVGLGGDSSSSALHNGGGGVGSGSGSSGIGSSSVASDTATFLKPDPVSGAYTAQEYYECDEILKLRQNALKKEDADLQLEMEKLERERNLHIRELKRILNEDQSRFNNHPVLNDRYLLLMLLGKGGFSEVHKAFDLKEQRYVACKVHQLNKDWKEDKKANYIKHALREYNIHKALDHPRVVKLYDVFEIDANSFCTVLEYCDGHDLDFYLKQHKTIPEREARSIIMQVVSALKYLNEIKPPVIHYDLKPGNILLTEGNVCGEIKITDFGLSKVMDDENYNPDHGMDLTSQGAGTYWYLPPECFVVGKNPPKISSKVDVWSVGVIFYQCLYGKKPFGHNQSQATILEENTILKATEVQFSNKPTVSNEAKSFIRGCLAYRKEDRMDVFSLARHEYIQPPIPKHGRGQSMTAAQQQQQQQQQQQQQQQSSSSQQNSAQTSFSAGMFGNLNQSSSS; translated from the exons ATGTCCGCCGGCGCCCAATTGCAGATGGCCCCACAGACGACGTCGACCATAAGCCATCACCAGCATCACCAACATCATTTTTCCACTAATACAccacagcagcagcaacaacaacaacaacaacaaccacagcAGCAGCCACCACAACAACAAACACAGCAACTACAGCCtcaacagcaacagcagccACAACAGCATCATCCTCATCTACCCCATCCAATTCAACAtcaccagcaacaacaacaaccccaacaacaacaacaaattccaCTTCAACAACAACCACACCCACAACAATTACAACAATTACCCCAACAACAACAGCCACACCAACATATTACCGGTCATAGTAATCCGGATTCAAATATGAGCACAGGATCTTCACATAGTGAAAAGGATGTCAATGATATTGTATACAATTCGGCATTAGGTGTTGGTGGAGTTGTTACATCTTCTTCAATTGGCGGTAATATTGGTGGAATTAACAATCCAAATAACggtaataacaataataataataacaataacagTAGCAGTTTAGTTGTAGGCGCAAGCAATTTGGCTAACGTTGGAGTTGGCGGCCTAAATAGTAGCAGTAGTAGTACTAACAATAATAACAAcatcaacaataataataataataacggtACTCTCATGAACACAGGCAACATGGGCGCACTGGAGAAACTGCCACGAACTCCGTCGGATCGCAAAAGAAAACGAAAAGCACCTCCACCCTCGGCCGATGATAGTGGTGGTGGAGGTGGTGGCGGCGGTGTTGGAGTTCCTGGCGGAGGTGGCGGCAATTCAGGCGGTAATTCTAGCAAACATAACCCGCGCCTCGTCCTGCAAGtaggctcaacgaatttttccttaaatttagGCAGTACGCAGGCATCGGCGGCAGACCGTTGCGGCATGCCAACGACAAAAGGTGCCCGCCTCGCCATGCCAATGAATGATGGCAAAAAAATTAACGATTACTTCAACAAGCACACGGCAAATAGTCCAATTAGGACGCATGCGGGATCAAAATCGCCATCGCCCTCACAGGGCGGTGTTCCTGTCGGCAGCGGTAGTGCTGGCGGTTATCCACTATTTCCACCTAGTCCACAACAGCCGCCAATGGGCGGCAGCATGACTTCCGTAGCAACGGCGGCAACAGCAACCACCCCAGGCGGCGGGACGCCTGGCGTTGTCGGAATGAATTCCGTGGCAGCTGTTGCCGAATATCACTACAATAAAAATCGTCAAACTTCCATGGTTCCTCCGCAGTCGCCGCTGTCGACGGTGATGCCTACATCAGTTGCAGGCAGTAGTTTAGTTGGTGGCGGCGTCGGCAGCAGTGTGGTTGTGGTGCCCGGCAGCATTGGTACAACACTGGTGAATAGTACAAGTTCGATAGTGGGTGGCAGTTGTGGCCCGCCTCCGCCGCCACCACCACAACTTAGTACGAATTCCCAGCCCTCCCAACAGCAAACGCAGTCGTCACAACAACAACTGCAACAGCAAACATCCCAGCAAACAAACCTGCCACCTAatcaacagcaacagcagcaacaacaaacgACGTCACTGCTACCGCCACAACTTCACTCACATCATTCGCTCTCCATGCAAACCAAATCGACACAAACCGATTTTACATACATGGAAATGCAGGAACGAGATTCAGACATTGAATCAAGCAAAACGCGACTTGACGAACTGACAAGACTGTCCGATGAGCAAAAGGGCCAAATAACGGCTCATCAAAAGCTCATCGATCAACACAAATCGCACATTAACAAGTGCATCGACGTGGTGAAGAAGCTCTTGAAAGAGAAGAGCAACATCGAGAAGAAGGAGGCGCGGCAGAAGTGCATGCAAAATCGTCTGCGTCTGGGCCAGTTTGTGACCCAACGGGTGGGAGCAACATTCCAAGAAAATTGGACGGACGGCTATGCCTTCCAGGAACTGTCCAGGCGGCAGGAAGAAATCTCTGCCGAACGCGAAGAAATTGATCGTCAAAAGAAGATGTTAATGAAGAAACGACCAGCGGAGAGTGGTCGCAAAAGAAATAACAACAGCAACAATAGCAGTAATAATGCTGGTGGGGTTGGCGGTGTTGGTAGCGGAGGCAATTCGACTTCATCACGTGGCGGTAGTGGTGTTGGGAATGTTGGCCTCGGCGGGGATTCTTCTTCATCGGCATTACATAATGGCGGCGGTGGTGTTGGTTCGGGCAGCGGAAGCAGTGGCATCGGCAGCAGTAGTGTTGCATCCGATACGGCAACGTTCCTAAAGCCAGACCCAGTGTCCGGAGCTTATACAGCTCAGGAATACTATGAATGTGATGAGATTTTAAAACTGCGACAAAACGCCCTCAAGAAAGAGGACGCCGATTTGCAGTTGGAAATGGAGAAGCTCGAGCGTGAACGTAATTTGCACATTAGGGAGCTGAAGAGAATACTGAATGAAGATCAG TCTCGATTCAACAACCATCCAGTGCTAAATGATAGATATTTGCTGCTTATGCTTCTTGGCAAAGGCGGCTTCTCAGAAGTGCACAAAGCATTTGACCTAAAGGAGCAACGTTATGTTGCATGCAAAGTGCATCAGTTGAACAAAGATTGGAAAGAGGACAAAAAGGCTAATTAtattaa ACACGCTCTAAGAGAATATAATATTCATAAAGCCTTGGATCATCCTCGTGTAGTTAAATTATATGATGTGTTCGAGATCGATGCGAATTCATTCTGTACAGTTCTTGAGTATTGTGATGGACAtgatttagatttttatttaaaacaacataaaacgATACCAGAACGTGAAGCTAGATCAATTATTATGCAG GTTGTTTCCGCATTGAAATACTTGAACGAGATCAAACCACCTGTGATCCACTATGACTTGAAACCGGGCAACATTCTCTTAACCGAGGGCAATGTATGCGGCGAAATAAAAATTACCGATTTTGGTCTCTCAAAAGTAATGGACGATGAGAATTATAATCCGGATCATGGCATGGACTTGACCTCGCAAGGGGCTGGAACTTATTG gtATCTTCCACCAGAGTGTTTTGTTGTGGGTAAAAATCCTCCTAAAATCTCATCTAAAGTCGATGTATGGAGTGTCGGGGTGATATTCTATCAATGTCTGTATGGTAAAAAGCCATTCGGTCATAATCAATCTCAAGCCACAATACTAGAGGAGAATACAATACTGAAAGCCACTGAGGTTCAATTTTCCAATAAACCAACAGTATCCAATGAAGCAAAG AGTTTCATTCGAGGCTGTTTGGCATATCGCAAAGAAGACCGCATGGATGTGTTTTCTTTAGCGCGGCATGAATACATTCAACCTCCGATTCCAAAACATGGCCGTGGTCAGTCGATGACAGCggcgcaacaacaacaacaacagcagcagcaacaacaacagcagcagcaatcGTCGTCGTCACAACAAAATTCGGCGCAAACCTCATTCTCAGCGGGCATGTTCGGTAATTTAAATCAATCCAGCTCATCCTAG